One region of Camelus bactrianus isolate YW-2024 breed Bactrian camel chromosome 20, ASM4877302v1, whole genome shotgun sequence genomic DNA includes:
- the GCLC gene encoding glutamate--cysteine ligase catalytic subunit isoform X1, which yields MGLLSQGSPLSWEETQRHADHVRRHGILQFLHIYHAVKDRHKDVLKWGDEVEYMLVSFDHENKKVQLVLSGEEVLETLQEKGERTNPNHPTLWRPEYGSYMIEGTPGQPYGGTMSEFNTVEDNMRKRRQEATSLLGDNQAVCTITSFPRLGCPGFTLPEFRPRPVEGGASKSLFFPDEAINKHPRFSTLTRNIRHRRGEKVVINVPIFKDKNTPSPFIETFPEDDEAAKAAKPDHIYMDAMGFGMGNCCLQVTFQACSISEARYLYDQLATICPIVMALSAASPFYRGYVSDIDCRWGVISASVDDRTREERGLEPLKNNSYRISKSRYDSIDSYLSECGEKYNDLDLTIDREIYGHLLQEGIDHLLAQHVAHLFIRDPLTLFEEKIHLDDANESDHFENIQSTNWQTMRFKPPPPNSDIGWRVEFRPMEVQLTDFENSAYVVFVVLLTRVILSYKLDFLIPLSKVDENMKVAQKRDAVLRGRFYFRKDICKGGSAVVDGCGKAAGAEPAAEEYALMTIDTIINGKEGVFPGLIPILNSYLENMEVDVDTRCSILNYLKLIKKRASGELMTVARWMREFIAKHPDYKQDSVITDKINYSLLLKCNQIANELCECPELLGPAFRKVKYSGSKTDPSN from the exons GTGGAGTACATGTTGGTGTCTTTCGatcatgaaaacaaaaaagtcCAATTGGTCCTGTCTGGAGAGGAGGTTCTTGAAACTCTGcaagaaaaaggggaaaggacAAACCCAAA CCACCCTACCCTTTGGAGACCAGAGTACGGGAGCTACATGATCGAAGGGACACCGGGCCAGCCGTACGGGGGGACCATGTCCGAGTTCAACACCGTGGAGGACAACATGAGGAAGCGCCGCCAGGAGGCGACGTCTCTGCTGGGAGACAACCAGGCTGTCTGCACGATAACCTCATTTCCCAG ATTAGGCTGCCCTGGGTTCACGCTGCCCGAGTTCAGGCCCCGCCCGGTCGAAGGAGGAGCTTCCAAGTCCCTCTTCTTTCCCGACGAAGCAATCAACAAGCACCCGCGCTTCAG CACCCTAACAAGGAACATCCGGcacaggaggggagagaaagtcGTCATCAATGTCCCGA TATTTAAGGACAAGAACACGCCGTCTCCGTTTATAGAGACGTTTCCCGAGGATGACGAGGCAGCGAAGGCGGCTAAGCCGGACCACATTTACATGGATGCCATGGGCTTCGGGATGGGCAATTGCTGTCTCCAG GTAACGTTCCAAGCCTGCAGCATATCTGAGGCCCGCTACCTGTATGATCAGTTGGCCACTATCTGCCCAATTGTT atgGCTTTGAGCGCTGCGTCTCCTTTTTACCGAGGCTATGTGTCAGACATTGATTGTCGCTGGGGAGTGATTTCTGCGTCTGTAGATGATAGAACTCGGGAGGAGAGAGGACTGGAG CCGCTGAAGAACAATAGCTATAGGATTAGTAAATCCCGGTACGACTCCATCGACAGTTACTTGTCCGAGTGCGGGGAGAAGTACAATGACCTCGACCTGACCATAGACAGGGAGATCTACGGCCATCTGCTGCAGGAAG GCATCGATCACCTCCTGGCCCAGCACGTGGCTCACCTCTTCATCAGAGACCCGCTGACTCTGTTTGAGGAGAAAATACACCTGGACGATGCCAATGAGTCTGACCATTTCGAG AATATTCAGTCCACAAATTGGCAGACGATGAGATTTAAGCCTCCTCCCCCAAACTCCGACATTGGATGGAGAGTGGAATTCCGGCCTATGGAG GTGCAGTTGACAGACTTTGAGAACTCTGCATACGTGGTGTTTGTGGTGCTGCTTACCAGGGTGATCCTGTCCTACAAACTGGACTTCCTCATTCCCCTGTCGAAG GTGGACGAGAACATGAAAGTGGCACAGAAGCGAGACGCCGTCCTGCGGGGCAggttttatttcagaaaagacATCTGCAAAG GTGGCAGCGCTGTGGTGGACGGCTGCGGCAAGGCGGCGGGCGCGGAGCCTGCGGCCGAGGAGTACGCGCTCATGACCATCGACACCATCATCAACGGCAAG GAAGGCGTGTTCCCTGGGCTGATCCCCATCCTGAACTCTTACCTGGAGAACATGGAGGTGGATGTGGACACCAGATGCAGTATTCTCAACTACCTGAAGCTGATCAAGAAGAGAGCGTCCG gAGAATTAATGACAGTTGCCAGGTGGATGAGGGAGTTCATCGCAAAGCATCCTGACTACAAGCAAGACAGTGTCATCACTGACAAAATAAACTATAGCCTTCTTTTAAAGTGTAACCAAATTGCAAACGAATTATGTGAATGCCCAGAGTTACTTGGACCAGCATTTAGGAAAGTAAAATATAGTGGAAGTAAAACCGACCCTTCCAACTAG
- the GCLC gene encoding glutamate--cysteine ligase catalytic subunit isoform X2, with the protein MGLLSQGSPLSWEETQRHADHVRRHGILQFLHIYHAVKDRHKDVLKWGDEVEYMLVSFDHENKKVQLVLSGEEVLETLQEKGERTNPNHPTLWRPEYGSYMIEGTPGQPYGGTMSEFNTVEDNMRKRRQEATSLLGDNQAVCTITSFPRLGCPGFTLPEFRPRPVEGGASKSLFFPDEAINKHPRFSTLTRNIRHRRGEKVVINVPIFKDKNTPSPFIETFPEDDEAAKAAKPDHIYMDAMGFGMGNCCLQVTFQACSISEARYLYDQLATICPIVPLKNNSYRISKSRYDSIDSYLSECGEKYNDLDLTIDREIYGHLLQEGIDHLLAQHVAHLFIRDPLTLFEEKIHLDDANESDHFENIQSTNWQTMRFKPPPPNSDIGWRVEFRPMEVQLTDFENSAYVVFVVLLTRVILSYKLDFLIPLSKVDENMKVAQKRDAVLRGRFYFRKDICKGGSAVVDGCGKAAGAEPAAEEYALMTIDTIINGKEGVFPGLIPILNSYLENMEVDVDTRCSILNYLKLIKKRASGELMTVARWMREFIAKHPDYKQDSVITDKINYSLLLKCNQIANELCECPELLGPAFRKVKYSGSKTDPSN; encoded by the exons GTGGAGTACATGTTGGTGTCTTTCGatcatgaaaacaaaaaagtcCAATTGGTCCTGTCTGGAGAGGAGGTTCTTGAAACTCTGcaagaaaaaggggaaaggacAAACCCAAA CCACCCTACCCTTTGGAGACCAGAGTACGGGAGCTACATGATCGAAGGGACACCGGGCCAGCCGTACGGGGGGACCATGTCCGAGTTCAACACCGTGGAGGACAACATGAGGAAGCGCCGCCAGGAGGCGACGTCTCTGCTGGGAGACAACCAGGCTGTCTGCACGATAACCTCATTTCCCAG ATTAGGCTGCCCTGGGTTCACGCTGCCCGAGTTCAGGCCCCGCCCGGTCGAAGGAGGAGCTTCCAAGTCCCTCTTCTTTCCCGACGAAGCAATCAACAAGCACCCGCGCTTCAG CACCCTAACAAGGAACATCCGGcacaggaggggagagaaagtcGTCATCAATGTCCCGA TATTTAAGGACAAGAACACGCCGTCTCCGTTTATAGAGACGTTTCCCGAGGATGACGAGGCAGCGAAGGCGGCTAAGCCGGACCACATTTACATGGATGCCATGGGCTTCGGGATGGGCAATTGCTGTCTCCAG GTAACGTTCCAAGCCTGCAGCATATCTGAGGCCCGCTACCTGTATGATCAGTTGGCCACTATCTGCCCAATTGTT CCGCTGAAGAACAATAGCTATAGGATTAGTAAATCCCGGTACGACTCCATCGACAGTTACTTGTCCGAGTGCGGGGAGAAGTACAATGACCTCGACCTGACCATAGACAGGGAGATCTACGGCCATCTGCTGCAGGAAG GCATCGATCACCTCCTGGCCCAGCACGTGGCTCACCTCTTCATCAGAGACCCGCTGACTCTGTTTGAGGAGAAAATACACCTGGACGATGCCAATGAGTCTGACCATTTCGAG AATATTCAGTCCACAAATTGGCAGACGATGAGATTTAAGCCTCCTCCCCCAAACTCCGACATTGGATGGAGAGTGGAATTCCGGCCTATGGAG GTGCAGTTGACAGACTTTGAGAACTCTGCATACGTGGTGTTTGTGGTGCTGCTTACCAGGGTGATCCTGTCCTACAAACTGGACTTCCTCATTCCCCTGTCGAAG GTGGACGAGAACATGAAAGTGGCACAGAAGCGAGACGCCGTCCTGCGGGGCAggttttatttcagaaaagacATCTGCAAAG GTGGCAGCGCTGTGGTGGACGGCTGCGGCAAGGCGGCGGGCGCGGAGCCTGCGGCCGAGGAGTACGCGCTCATGACCATCGACACCATCATCAACGGCAAG GAAGGCGTGTTCCCTGGGCTGATCCCCATCCTGAACTCTTACCTGGAGAACATGGAGGTGGATGTGGACACCAGATGCAGTATTCTCAACTACCTGAAGCTGATCAAGAAGAGAGCGTCCG gAGAATTAATGACAGTTGCCAGGTGGATGAGGGAGTTCATCGCAAAGCATCCTGACTACAAGCAAGACAGTGTCATCACTGACAAAATAAACTATAGCCTTCTTTTAAAGTGTAACCAAATTGCAAACGAATTATGTGAATGCCCAGAGTTACTTGGACCAGCATTTAGGAAAGTAAAATATAGTGGAAGTAAAACCGACCCTTCCAACTAG